The DNA region GTGCGGGACCCGGCGCTGGTGATCGGCAACGGGGACGGCCGCTTCCTGCGCTCCAAGACGGGGCGGCTGCTGGCGCTGGACACCGCCGCCGAGCAGGCGGACTTCCCGAGCGGCACGCTGAAACTCACGGCGGAACTGATTCCCGGGGACAGCGGCGGCCCGGTGATCAACGCGCGAGGCGAAGTGGTGGGCGTGGTGAGTTACATCAGCGTACAGGGCTCGTCGCGGCGGATCACGTCGTACGCGGTGCCGGTCACGTCGGGCTCGGCGCTGCTGGCGGACCTGCGCCGGGGCGTGCAGCGGGACGTGCCGGTGATCGGCGTGTCGCTGCCGCCGGCCCTGGCGGAGCTGTCCGAGGACGAGTTCCGGGAGGTGAACCGCCAGCTGCGCCTGGGGCTGGGCACGACCGCCGGGGCGTTCTTCACGACGGTGGCGCCCGGCAGTCCGGCGGCGCAGGCGGGCCTGAAGGCCACGCGGATCGCCTCGAACGGCGGGGCGGGCACGCCCGGGGACGTGGTGACGGCCGTGAACGGCAAGCGGATCTTCAATTTCAGCGATTTCCAGTTCGCGGTGCGGGCCTTCCGGCCCGGGGACACGGTGACGCTGACGGTGGTGCGGGAGGGCGCGCAGCGCACGGTGAAGCTGGTGCTGGTGGGCCGGCAGGAAGTCCGCAGCGGCTGAGTCCTGGCAGACGGGCGTGAGGGTGACGGGCAAACGGGTCCGGCCACCCTTCATTGTGTCTAAATTCATCTTGACAATTCTGCTTAAAACAGAATAATGCGGGCATGGACACCCTGAAAAAAGCCGGCGCGATGCTCGCCCACCTGGACCTCTTCAGCCAGATGCGCGACCTGCGCAGCCTCCTGCAACTCGCCGCGCACATGGAGGAGCGGGGTGACCGCGTCACCCTGATCAGCCCCGAGCAGATCACCCTGGTCGGCGCGCAGATGCACACCGAGGCCGCGGTCACCACCGCCAAGGGCGCCACCATCCAGGCCGCCACCGCCTACGCCGTCCTGCACGGCCTCAAGGGCCACGACGCCCCAGAGTACGCCGTCACCCGCGAGGAACTCGCCGCGCTGAACGCCCGCGCCGTGGCCGAACTCGAGGCCAGCGACGCCCTGCGCGCCTTCGAACAGACCCTCGCGCGCATCGGGGCCGCCCCCGCCCCGGCCGCCGAAGCGGCCCCCACCGCCGAACGCCCCGCCCGCCCGCGCCGCACCGACCCCGACGCGACCCCCAGCGGCCCCGCCCCGGCCCCCTCGGCTGCCTGAGCCCCCGCCCTCCCCGCGCCCCACTCCGGTTCACTCCGGGTGGGGCGCGTATCCTGTCGGGATGACGGACGTTCCCTCCCCCACCCCGGACGCGACCGGTGGCCCGGCGCCGCTGGTCGCGCCGAACTTCATCACGGAAGTGATCGAGAAGGACCTGGCCGCCGGCAAGTACCCCGAGATCGTCACGCGCTTCCCGCCGGACCCCAGCGGGTACGCGCACCTGGGCCACATCTTCGCCAGCTTCCTGGACTACCGCACCGCCGTGCAGTACGGCGGGAAGTTCAACCTGCGCATGGACGACACGAACCCCGAGCTGGTCAGGCAGGAGTACGTGGACAGCATGGTGGACGACCTGAAGTGGATGGGCCTGGACTGGGAAGACCGGCTGTACTACGCCAGCGACTACTTCGGCCGGTACTACGAGTACGCCGAGCAGCTGGTCCGCCAGGGCGACGCCTACGTGGACAGCGTCAGCGCGCAGGAGATGTCGCGCCTGCGCGGCAATGCCCACACGCCCGGCACGCCCAGCCCCTACCGCAACCGCAGCGTGGAGGAGAACCTGGACCTGCTGCGCCGCATGAAAGCCGGCGAGTTCGAGAGCGGCGCGCACGTGCTGCGCGCGAAGATCGACCTGAGCAGCCCCAACATGAAACTGCGCGACCCGGTGCTGTACCGCATCGTGAAGCACCCGCACTTCCGCCAGGGCGACGCGTGGTGCATCTACCCCGCGTACGACTTCGAGCACCCCCTCCAGGACGCCATCGAGGGCGTGACGCACAGCATGTGCAGCCTGGAGTTCGTGGACAACCGCGCCATCTACGACTGGCTGATGGAGCGCCTGGGCTTCCAGCCGCGCCCGCACCAGTACGAGTTCGGCCGCCGGGGCCTGGAATACACCATCACCAGCAAACGCAAGCTGCGCCGGCTGGTGCAGGAAGGCAAGGTGAGCGGCTGGGACGACCCGCGCATGCCCACCATCCGCGCGCAGCGCCGCCTGGGCGTGACGCCCGAAGCGATCCGGAACTTCGCGTCGCAGATCGGCGTGAGCCGCACGAACCGCACCGTGGACATCAGCCTGTACGAGAACGCCGTGCGGGACGACCTGAACCACCGCGCGCCGCGCGTGATGGCGGTGCTGGACCCCGTGAAGGTCACCCTGAGCAACCTGGACGGCGAGAAGACCCTGAGCCTGCCGTACTGGCCCTTCGACGTGATCCGCGACAGCCCGGACGGCCGGGTCGCCCTGCCGGGCGGCGAGCGCGTGGCCCCCGAGCAGGCCGTGCGGGACGTGCCGCTCACCCGCGAGATCTACATCGAGCGCGACGACTTCAACCCCGAGCCGCCAAAAGGCTACAAGCGCCTCACGCCGGGCGGCACCGTGCGCCTGCGCGGCGCCGGCATCATCCGCGCCGACGACTACCAGACCGACGACACCGGGCGCGTCACCCACGTCACCGCCACCCTGCTCGGCGAGGACGCCAAGGCCGGCGGCGTGATCCACTGGGTGAGTGCTGGGCGCGGCCTGCCGGTGGAATTCCGGCTGTACGACCGCCTGTTCCGCGTGCCGCACCCCGAAGGCGAACAGGAAGCGGACGACGACGACAGCGCCGGCCCCTCCGAGCACGACGCCGAGCACACCGCCGCGCCCGTGGATGCCGGGTACATGCGTTACCTCACCGAGGGCAGCCTGAAGGTCCTGCACGGCTTCGTGGAACCCAGCGTGGCGGGCGACCCCGTCGATACCCGTTACCAGTTCGAGCGGCAGGGCTACTTCTGGCGTGACCCGGTGGACAGCCGCGAGGACGCCCCGGTGTTCGGCCGGATCATCACCCTGAAAGACACCTGGGCGAAAGAAGCCCAGAAGGCCGAGCCCGCCAGGCCCAAGGCCGCCCCGAAACCCGGCGCCACCCCGAAAGCTGACGGGCCCGCGAAAACCCTGACGCCCGAACAGGAGGCCGAGGTGGCGCGCCTGACCGGCCTGGGCGCCGCGGACGCCGACGCCCGCACCCTGGCGCGGGACGAGGCGCTGCTGGCCTTCGTGGGCGGCGCCGTGCAGGACAGCACCTTCGGGCAGGTCGCGTCGTGGACGGTGAACGACCTGGCGGTGGGCCTGCGCGGCGGCGAGGTGAAGGTGCAGGCCGCGGACCTGGCGCCGCTGGCGGCCCTGCTGGCCGGCGGCGGGATCACCACCCGCGTGGCCCGCGACGCCCTGGCCCGCGCGGCCGCGTCCGGGGACGCGCCGGTGGCGATCATCGAACGCGAGGGCCTGAACGCCGGCCTGTCCAGCGACGACCTGCGCCGGGCCGTTCAGGACGTGCTGGCCGCGAACGCCGACAAGGTCGAGGCCTACCGCGGCGGGAAGACGGCCCTGATGGGCTTCTTCACCGGGCAGGTCATGCGCGCCACCGGCGGCAAGGCCGACCCGAAAGCGCTGGCGCAGGCGCTCGGCGAGGCGCTCGGCGGCTGAGGAAGTCCCCTGCTCCCCTCTGGCCCCGTCAGTCCGCTGGCGGGGCCGCTTCCGTGCCGGGCAGGCCCAGCAACTCCGCCATCGCCTGCGCCACCTGCGCGTACCCGCGGGCGTTCGGGTGGACGCCGTCGGCACTCCACACGGCCGCGTGGTGAAACGCCTCGTCCGCGCCGATGTCCAGCAGCAGCGCGCCGTGCTTCCGGGCGAGGCGGCGGATGATCCCGTTCGCCTGCACCCACTGCCGTTCGAAGCGGGCCGTCATGGTGGGCGGCATACGCAGCGGTACCGAGAAGTTCGGCAGGGTCATGGTGAGGCAGGTGGCGCCCGGGAAGGCGCCCAGCAGGGTGCCCAGGTCGGCCTCGAACCGCGCGGCGTCCCAGCGGCGCAGCAGCAGGTCGTTCGCCCCGGCGATCACGCTGACCAGATCGGGGCTCAGGGCCCGGGCCGGGTCCAGCTGGGAGGCCAGGATCTCGTGGCTCTGCAGGCCGCGCCGGGCGAGGTTCACGTACACCAGCGCCGGGTTGAGCCGCCGCAGCCGGTCGGCGAGCTGATCGTGCGAGCCCCGGTCCGGGAAGCCCGGCACGGGATCCCCCACGCCCTCCGTGACGCTGTCCCCCAGGGCCACGAAACACTGCACGGGGATTCGGCTTGGCGTTGGCATGGGCTAGTCGAGCGCCACGTCGGCGCGTGCCACGCCGGCCCGCTGCCCGGCGGCCTCCACGGTCACGCGCCCGCCCGCAGGGGCGTGGATCACCCATTCCAGCTTGCGTTCCTGGGTGCTGCCGCCCGCGTCGGTGGCGGTGCCGCTGCGGCCGTCCAGGTGCCCGATGTCCTGTGTGGCCTCCCCGCTGACCAGCGCCGCGCCCGGCCCCGGCGTGACCTTCACGCGCACCGGGTCCACCGCCTGCCGTTCCAGGGCCTTGGCGGTGGTGTGGGTGGGCAGGAAGCCGGCGTTTTCCAGCACGCCCACCACCCGCCACAACCCGCCGTCCAGGGCGTGGACCTCGATCAGTTTCCAGTTCAGCAGGGGGCTGGCGGCGGCGTGCGCGAGCGTGAAGCGGGCGTTGCGCTCGGCGATGTCCGGCAGGAACTTCAGGGGCGCCACGCCCCAGAAGCGGCGGTAGTCCCAGCCGCCGATCTCCACCGCGCCGAGCTGCGGGTGGTCGAAGGGTCGCCACGCCTCGAAGCCCTGCAGGTCGTGTTCGTCGTTGAACTTCAGGAGCTTGACGTCGTCTTCCTCGGGGTGGGTGCGGGGCCAGGCGATGAAGTCGCGTTTCAGAATGCCGGCCTTGTCCTTCTCGCCGATGCCGGCGGCGGACACCACGTCCCACAGTTCGTTCGCGAAGGCGAACAGCCCCAGCGAGTCGTACAGCCAGTCGAACAGCCCACCGTGCAGGTTGGCCTTGGGGTCGTAGCGGAAGCCGTGGTGCACGCTGGTGTGCGGGTACCCGGTGAGTTCCGTGCCGCGGTCGCCGAGCAGCTGGTACACCCGCAGGTCGTGCGTGGGGAAGGTGTCGTCGGGTCTGGAGGCGTACGGGCGCAGGATCACGCCGCCGTAGGTGTGGTAGGACTGCACGCCGTTGATGTTGCGGTGCGTGCTGAAGAATTCCGCGATGGCCCGCGTCTCCGGTTCGCTGGCCGGGTAGGGCCCGGCGCCGCGCTGCTGGCCTTCCGGCGCCCAGTCGAAGGGAAAGTTGCGGTTCAGGTCCAGGCCGTGCTTCACCGGGGCGGGCTTCACGGTGTACCCGTCGAAGTCGCGGATCAGACCTTCCGGGTACACCTGGTAGAAGGGCCCTTCCCGGTCGTCGAAGCGGCGGCGGCGCATGATGCGCGGGTCCGTGTCGCTGGCCCGCCAGGGGCCCTTGGGGTCGGGCACGCGCATCTGCAACATGCGGCCGTCACCGTCGATGTCGTGCGGGTACAGGCCCTCGCGGTCGTCGCTGAACGGGTAGGGGCGCAGGCTGGAGCGCACGTGCCGCTCGCCGGTCAGGAACGCCTCGGTGCCGTCCGGGGAGAGCCGGGGCGCGATGTAGAACGCGAAACGGTCCAGCAGCCAGGTGACCTCCTGCCCGTCCGGGCCGTCCTGCCCGAAGTGGCGGACGAGGTGGTCGATGGTCCACAGGGCAGTGGCGCCGCCCGTGATCTCCCCGGCGTGGATGTTCGCGTCGATCCAGTAGGCGGGTTTCTCGGTGTCGGGGCCGGTGCGGGTGTTCGTGAGGGTCATCACCCACAGGTCGCGGCCCTCGTAGGACTGCCCCATGCTGTCCAGGCGCGCGAGGTCCGGGTGCTGCGCGGCCACGTCCCGGAGGTACGCGGTCAGCTCGTCGAAGGTGTGGTAGTGCGGGAACTGTAGTGTCGCCATGCGTCTCCTTGAGGGGGCCGGGCCGCGGGCGTCGGGCGGGGCCAGGGGTTGTGCGGTGCGGGCAGTGTAGGGCCGGGGCGCCTAGCATGAAGCGCATGCCGGACGCCCCGACCCCAGAAGTGCCCCTGCTGCCGGCGGCGCTGCACGCCGTTCCCGGCCGGGGCGTGACGCTGCTGCCGGACACCGAGCGGCAGGTGCTGGGCGGGCCGGGCAGCCTGACGCGGCAGCTCTCAGGCGTGTACGACGACGTGACCGAGCGCGTGCGGGTGGCCCTGCGGGTCCCGGCGGACCTGCCGGCGCGCCGGGCGCACCCCTGGACCCTGCTGACCGAGCACGAGTCGCCGCTGTGGCCGCTGCTGGCACTGAAGGACCCGCCGCCCCTCACGGCCGCGCAGGTGGCGCGGCTGGTGCGGCACCTGGGCAGCGCGCACCAGGCCATGCCGGCCGACCGGGCCCGGCAGCTGGGCGCGCCGGGGGCGGGCGCCCCGCCCGACGCGACGGACGCCCTGATCGCCACGCTGTGCGGCGGCGCGCCCCCCACCTGGGCGGCGCTGCTGGCGGGGCTGCTCACGGCGCGGGCGCATCACCTGCTGCTGGGCTCGTGGGGGGTACTCTCGGCGTTCGTGGGCGCGCACCCGGACCTGCGGGTGCAGGGGGCGCGGCAGCTGCGCGCGGCCCTGCTGGCCGACCCGGCCCTCGCCGCGCGGCCGGCCGACCTGGCCCGCTGGACCCTGTGGAGTGCGCTGACGCCGCTGCACGGCGGCGCCGACCCGCCGGGCACGCTGGAGGAGGCGGTGCGGCTGTCGCGGGGCCTGCGGTCCCTGCCGCAGCGCACGCAGGCACAGGCCCTGCCGGACCCGGCGGCCCTGGCCGCCCACCTGCGCGCGTGGCTGCCGGACCTGCCGGACGCCGACCTGGACCGGCACGCCGCGGCGCTGCACGCCGGGCAGGCGGGCGGCCCGGGGGACGCTGGGGTGGGCCTGGCGCTGCTGGTCCGGCCGGGGCGGGCGGCGTACTGGCTGCGGGTGGGCTCGCAGGTGCAGCTGATCGTGAGCGAGGCCGGCCGCGGCGAGGCGGGAGCGGAGTGGGTGGTGTGGTCCTGGCAGTGGTTCCGGCCGCCGGGCGCCCGCCTTCCGGGACGCGGCCGGGGCTGAGCGGCGCGGCGCCTGGGGCCCGGCCCGGGCAGACTCGCGCCGGGCCGGGCGGGCGGGCCGCTAGAGTGACCGGGTGAAACTTCCTGCCCTGCTGCTCTCCGTTACCCTGGCCGTCTCTCTGGGCGGCGCCGCGTCTTCCCTGAGCCTCAAGCCCCTGCAGGTGTACTCCGTGCCCGGCGCGGACGTCGAGCGGGCGCTGGAACTGCCCGGCGGGCAGTGGCTGGTGTCTGCCGACAACGCCGTGGTGGTGCTGGGCGCGGACCTGAAGGTCGTGCGGACCATGGCGGCGCTGCAGGGCGTGGTGGAGCACCTGGCGCTCAGCCCGGACGGGCAGCGCGTGGCGGCCATGACCGGCTCGCAGTGGGCGGTGTGGGACCTGGCGAGCGGGCGGGTGCTGGGGCGCGGGGAGGGCTACGGCGGGATCGCCTTCGACGCGCAGGGCCGCGTGCTGCTGCTCGACGACGGCCTGCTGGTGCGCGGCGACGCGACCGGCACCGGCGCGTTCCTGCCGCTGGACGTGGACGGCGAGTGGTACGACTTCCGCTTGTCGCCGGACGGCGCGCGGGCCGTGGTGACGGACGGCGTGGTGGTGCAGCTGGTGAACGTGGAGGACGGCAAGGTGCTGTCCGAGGGCGAACTCAGCGACGACTACTCCGATCTGGCGGTGGATTTCGCGCCGGACGGCAGCGTGGTGGTCCGCACGGACGTGGAGACTGCCATCCTGCGGGCTGGGGAGGACGCCCTGTTCCTGGACGAGGAGGAGGCCCTGGACCCGGAGGGCACCGTGCTGTTCCTGGGTGAGGGTGAGTTCGTGTACGGCGGCTGGGGTGACGCGCAGCGCTACAGCCTGAAAACCGGGGAGGCGCTGGGCCGCAGCTTCGACTGGGACGCCGAGGGCCGCGTGGTGAGCAGCGCCGACGGCAAGGCGTCGCTGGCGCTGGGGCGCGGCGTGGCGCTGTTCGACACGCGCCGCTGGAAGGAGTCCGGCCGGGTGAACCTGCCGTCCGCGAACGCCTGGCTGGGCGCGTTCCTGCCGGACGGGACGGCGTACGCGGGCGTCGACGGCTTCCGGAACCTGAAGACGGGCGCAGCGCTGAATGTCGGGCCGGTGAACGACCTGTACGACTTCGACGCGCAACGGGGCGTGATCTGGACGCTGAACGGGACGACCGTGCGCGTCACCGAGGGCGGCCGGGTGCGGCAGATCGCCGCGCTGGACGAGGACGCCGAGTACGAGGATCTGGTCGCCACGCCGGACGGCAGCGTGGCCGTGGCGAGTGGGTACTACGGCTTCGCGGTGCTGAACGCCAAGACCGGCAAGGTCGTCCGGCGCGTCACCGAGGACAACCTGAACGCCATGAAGATCGAGGACGTGCACGCCGCGGCGCCCACCCCGGACGGCAAGGGCGTGCTGCTCATCCCGCACGAGGGTGACCTGCGCCGTTACGACGTGGCGACCGGGAAGCTCACGGTGGCGTTCAAGGCGCCGGCCGGCGCGGAGTTGCAGGGCCTGCAGCTCAGCCCTGGCGGCACCCTGGCCGTCACGTACCTGGACAGCCGGGACGCGGTTCAGGTGGCGCTGGTCAAGCCGGGCGCGACCACCGCGTTCAAGACCGTGCCGCTGGGCGGCCGGGTGCGCAGCGTCCGCTTCAGCCCGGACGGGAAGCTGCTGGCGGTGCTCACCAGTGAACTGAAAACCCCGCTGTACGTCCTGGACACGGCCACGGGCGCCGTCCTGACCCGGACCGGGGCGTTCAGCACCACGTCTAGCCTGCTGGCCTGGTCCCCGAACGGCCAGCAGCTGATGGTGGGTGCCGGCACGGCCGGGCAGCCGGGCAGCGTGACGGTGTTCAGCGTCCTGCGCTGAACGTGCCGCGTGCCTGCCCCCGGGCACCGCCCGGGGGCGTTGCCGTGCCGGCCGCGGCATAGACTGGCCCATGCGGCCTGATGACGGCGGAGTGCAGGAGCGG from Deinococcus ficus includes:
- a CDS encoding S1C family serine protease, with product MTGERTGPHTTPAQQPGRWRAALLLAALLTGLPAGSAQTPPGAGGAAAQTRDAQDFPRRDYQGRASNTKASREKISVQEQGTLDALYTRLRPATLRIEDCPTPGVAAGSCAEPDGVGTAFLISADGLALTAYHVVEGASNLVAVTADRKRYPLNVVGFDAQNDVALLRVQVPAGTPFFPLAGAAPSVRDPALVIGNGDGRFLRSKTGRLLALDTAAEQADFPSGTLKLTAELIPGDSGGPVINARGEVVGVVSYISVQGSSRRITSYAVPVTSGSALLADLRRGVQRDVPVIGVSLPPALAELSEDEFREVNRQLRLGLGTTAGAFFTTVAPGSPAAQAGLKATRIASNGGAGTPGDVVTAVNGKRIFNFSDFQFAVRAFRPGDTVTLTVVREGAQRTVKLVLVGRQEVRSG
- a CDS encoding glutamine--tRNA ligase/YqeY domain fusion protein yields the protein MTDVPSPTPDATGGPAPLVAPNFITEVIEKDLAAGKYPEIVTRFPPDPSGYAHLGHIFASFLDYRTAVQYGGKFNLRMDDTNPELVRQEYVDSMVDDLKWMGLDWEDRLYYASDYFGRYYEYAEQLVRQGDAYVDSVSAQEMSRLRGNAHTPGTPSPYRNRSVEENLDLLRRMKAGEFESGAHVLRAKIDLSSPNMKLRDPVLYRIVKHPHFRQGDAWCIYPAYDFEHPLQDAIEGVTHSMCSLEFVDNRAIYDWLMERLGFQPRPHQYEFGRRGLEYTITSKRKLRRLVQEGKVSGWDDPRMPTIRAQRRLGVTPEAIRNFASQIGVSRTNRTVDISLYENAVRDDLNHRAPRVMAVLDPVKVTLSNLDGEKTLSLPYWPFDVIRDSPDGRVALPGGERVAPEQAVRDVPLTREIYIERDDFNPEPPKGYKRLTPGGTVRLRGAGIIRADDYQTDDTGRVTHVTATLLGEDAKAGGVIHWVSAGRGLPVEFRLYDRLFRVPHPEGEQEADDDDSAGPSEHDAEHTAAPVDAGYMRYLTEGSLKVLHGFVEPSVAGDPVDTRYQFERQGYFWRDPVDSREDAPVFGRIITLKDTWAKEAQKAEPARPKAAPKPGATPKADGPAKTLTPEQEAEVARLTGLGAADADARTLARDEALLAFVGGAVQDSTFGQVASWTVNDLAVGLRGGEVKVQAADLAPLAALLAGGGITTRVARDALARAAASGDAPVAIIEREGLNAGLSSDDLRRAVQDVLAANADKVEAYRGGKTALMGFFTGQVMRATGGKADPKALAQALGEALGG
- a CDS encoding SGNH/GDSL hydrolase family protein, with the translated sequence MPTPSRIPVQCFVALGDSVTEGVGDPVPGFPDRGSHDQLADRLRRLNPALVYVNLARRGLQSHEILASQLDPARALSPDLVSVIAGANDLLLRRWDAARFEADLGTLLGAFPGATCLTMTLPNFSVPLRMPPTMTARFERQWVQANGIIRRLARKHGALLLDIGADEAFHHAAVWSADGVHPNARGYAQVAQAMAELLGLPGTEAAPPAD
- a CDS encoding M14 family metallopeptidase, with protein sequence MATLQFPHYHTFDELTAYLRDVAAQHPDLARLDSMGQSYEGRDLWVMTLTNTRTGPDTEKPAYWIDANIHAGEITGGATALWTIDHLVRHFGQDGPDGQEVTWLLDRFAFYIAPRLSPDGTEAFLTGERHVRSSLRPYPFSDDREGLYPHDIDGDGRMLQMRVPDPKGPWRASDTDPRIMRRRRFDDREGPFYQVYPEGLIRDFDGYTVKPAPVKHGLDLNRNFPFDWAPEGQQRGAGPYPASEPETRAIAEFFSTHRNINGVQSYHTYGGVILRPYASRPDDTFPTHDLRVYQLLGDRGTELTGYPHTSVHHGFRYDPKANLHGGLFDWLYDSLGLFAFANELWDVVSAAGIGEKDKAGILKRDFIAWPRTHPEEDDVKLLKFNDEHDLQGFEAWRPFDHPQLGAVEIGGWDYRRFWGVAPLKFLPDIAERNARFTLAHAAASPLLNWKLIEVHALDGGLWRVVGVLENAGFLPTHTTAKALERQAVDPVRVKVTPGPGAALVSGEATQDIGHLDGRSGTATDAGGSTQERKLEWVIHAPAGGRVTVEAAGQRAGVARADVALD
- a CDS encoding WD40 repeat domain-containing protein; protein product: MKLPALLLSVTLAVSLGGAASSLSLKPLQVYSVPGADVERALELPGGQWLVSADNAVVVLGADLKVVRTMAALQGVVEHLALSPDGQRVAAMTGSQWAVWDLASGRVLGRGEGYGGIAFDAQGRVLLLDDGLLVRGDATGTGAFLPLDVDGEWYDFRLSPDGARAVVTDGVVVQLVNVEDGKVLSEGELSDDYSDLAVDFAPDGSVVVRTDVETAILRAGEDALFLDEEEALDPEGTVLFLGEGEFVYGGWGDAQRYSLKTGEALGRSFDWDAEGRVVSSADGKASLALGRGVALFDTRRWKESGRVNLPSANAWLGAFLPDGTAYAGVDGFRNLKTGAALNVGPVNDLYDFDAQRGVIWTLNGTTVRVTEGGRVRQIAALDEDAEYEDLVATPDGSVAVASGYYGFAVLNAKTGKVVRRVTEDNLNAMKIEDVHAAAPTPDGKGVLLIPHEGDLRRYDVATGKLTVAFKAPAGAELQGLQLSPGGTLAVTYLDSRDAVQVALVKPGATTAFKTVPLGGRVRSVRFSPDGKLLAVLTSELKTPLYVLDTATGAVLTRTGAFSTTSSLLAWSPNGQQLMVGAGTAGQPGSVTVFSVLR